One Panicum virgatum strain AP13 chromosome 9K, P.virgatum_v5, whole genome shotgun sequence genomic region harbors:
- the LOC120646933 gene encoding QWRF motif-containing protein 2-like produces the protein MVAAAAAATAPDPAHPARPPLTPALDKPNSAAARRNSRSNKPVSSRYLSAAAAASPTSSTSSSTSSSSSSSSRRSLSAQRTRASTPPPQHSTSPTTTASAAAAAAAATATATTMRSLSVSFQGESFFYKTSRAPRASSPSSPAARRGPTPERRKSVSSVPEAENARPHGRWPAAKPKASDPLARSLDCSLDRKDSILAAVHLLRRSMAFDSTTSLSPSDPAAAAAPDLSASSDTDSVSSGSNSGAGDPPRRGISVPARFWQETNSRLRRLPEPGLPLPSSGRRSFSDSPMSPRLPRRSPSPCRGSRGVASPSRGRGGEASPNGHAVQAPANAPSIISFAAEVRRAKKGENRIEEAHRLRLLDNRHLQWRCINARTDASLLVQSFTAEKTLHSAWKEISRLRDNVSSKRCRLQLQKQKLKLFAILRGQMSYLEDWSHIEKHHSSALSAAIKALKASTLRLPVVDGAKADVQGVKEAVNSAVDVMHTMTSSICNLLSKVEGTSSVVSELAKLATQEQMLLDQSKDLLSTVAAIHVKKCSLQAHMLQRNQKQSPAEL, from the exons ATGgtggctgccgcggcggcggccaccgcgccAGATCCGGCCCACCCCGCCCGACCTCCGCTCACGCCGGCGCTCGACAAGCCcaactccgccgccgcgcggaggaACTCGCGCTCCAACAAGCCCGTCTCCTCCAGGTacctgtccgccgccgccgccgcgtccccgacctcctccacgtcttcctccacgtcgtcgtcttcctcgtcctcgtcccggCGCTCCCTCTCGGCGCAGCGCACCCGAGCGtccactccgccgccgcagcactccacgtcgcccaccaccaccgcgtcggcagcggccgcggccgcggcggcgacggctacCGCGACCACGATGCGGAGCCTCTCGGTGTCGTTCCAGGGGGAGTCCTTCTTCTACAAGAcgtcgcgcgcgccgcgggcctcgtcgccgtcctcacccgccgcgcggcgcgggcccACGCCGGAGCGCCGGAAGAGCGTGTCCTCCGTGCCGGAGGCCGAGAACGCGCGGCCGCACGGCCGATGGCCCGCGGCCAAGCCCAAGGCGTCGGACCCGCTCGCGCGCAGCCTCGACTGCAGCCTCGACCGCAAGGactccatcctcgccgccgttcaCCTGCTCCGCCGCTCCATGGCCTTCGACTCCACCACATCGCTCTCCCCGTCCGACCCGGCAGCTGCAGCCGCTCCAGACCTGTCCGCGTCCTCCGACACCGACAGCGTCTCGTCTGGTAGCAACTCGGGCGCAGGTGATCCCCCGCGCCGTGGCATCAGCGTGCCGGCGAGGTTCTGGCAGGAAACCaacagccgcctgcgccgcctacCGGAGCCCGGGCTGCCACTACCGTCGTCTGGTCGAAGGTCGTTCTCAGACAGTCCAATGTCGCCGAGGCTGCCGAGGCGGTCCCCATCTCCATGCCGTGGAAGCAGGGGCGTCGCCAGCCCATCAAGAGGACGTGGTGGGGAGGCATCGCCAAATGGGCATGCGGTGCAAGCTCCAGCAAATGCGCCATCTATCATCAGCTTTGCTGCAGAAGTCAGAAGGGCGAAGAAGGGGGAAAACAGAATCGAAGAGGCACACAGGTTGCGGTTGCTGGACAATCGGCATTTGCAGTGGCGATGCATCAATGCACGGACAGACGCGTCACTTCTGGTGCAGAGCTTCACTGCTGAG AAAACCCTTCACAGCGCATGGAAAGAAATATCAAGATTACGTGACAATGTCAGTTCCAAAAGATGCAGACTCCAACTTCAGAAACAAAAACTCAAGCTATTTGCTATTCTTAGGGGTCAA ATGTCATATCTAGAGGACTGGTCTCATATAGAAAAACACCATTCAAGTGCTTTATCAGCAGCAATCAAAGCACTGAAGGCTAGTACTCTTCGTCTTCCGGTTGTTGATGGTGCAAAG GCTGATGTGCAAGGTGTGAAGGAAGCTGTTAACTCAGCTGTGGATGTAATGCACACGATGACATCCTCGATATGTAATTTGCTGTCTAAG GTTGAGGGAACAAGCTCCGTAGTGTCTGAGCTTGCTAAACTTGCCACACAAGAACAAATGTTGCTGGACCAATCGAAGGATCTCTTGTCCACGGTTGCAGCAATACAT GTCAAAAAGTGTAGTTTGCAAGCTCACATGCTACAACGAAACCAAAAGCAGAGCCCAGCAGAGTTGTAG
- the LOC120646934 gene encoding probable N-acetyltransferase HLS1 has translation MRDEEDEVVPATVVIREYDPKTDRDGTDAVDRDCEVGPGGGMSLHADLLGDPEARIRRSPRYIMLVAETSGRIVGLIRGTVKSVATGESRPGAPAFANVGYILGLRVAPSHRRMGIALLLVRQLERWFELMGAEYAYMATDRSNEASLRLFTARCGYSKFRTPSLLVHPVHSHRLRAPRRATVVRLGARDAERLYRSRFAHVEFFPADIGDVLDNALSRGTFLAIVDKGGYEWRGVDRFLSSPPASWAVASAWDCGGVFRLEVRGASRLRRAAAAATRALDRVVKWLRVPSVPDFFRPFAGWFVYGLGGDGRDAAVAAEALFASIVNMARGAAAAVAVEVAALDPLRSRIPHWRCLSCAEDLWCMKRLGGHADGWDWARSAPGRSIFVDPREV, from the exons ATGagggacgaggaggacgaggttGTGCCGGCGACGGTGGTGATCCGGGAGTACGACCCCAAGACGGACCGCGACGGCACGGACGCCGTCGACCGGGACTGCGAGGTCGGCCCGGGCGGCGGGATGTCGCTGCACGCCGACCTGCTCGGCGACCCCGAAGCCCGcatccgccgctcgccgcgctacATCATGCTG GTAGCTGAGACGTCCGGCCGGATCGTCGGCCTCATCCGCGGCACCGTCAAGTCCGTCGCCACCGGCGAGAGCCGCCCCGGCGCGCCCGCCTTCGCCAACGTCGGGTACATTCTCGGCCTCCGCGTCGCGCCTTCCCACAG GCGGATGGGCATCGCGCTGCTGCTGGTGCGGCAGCTGGAGCGGTGGTTCGAGCTCATGGGCGCCGAGTACGCGTACATGGCGACCGACAGGTCCAACGAGGCGTCGCTGCGGCTCTTCACGGCCCGCTGCGGCTACTCCAAGTTCCGGACGCCGTCGCTCCTCGTGCACCCCGTGCACTCGCACCGCCTcagggcgccgcgccgcgccacggTCGTCCGGCTCGGCGCCCGCGACGCCGAGCGGCTCTACCGCAGCCGGTTCGCGCACGTCGAGTTCTTCCCTGCCGACATCGGCGACGTGCTGGACAACGCGCTCTCCCGGGGCACGTTCCTGGCGATCGTCGACAAGGGAGGCTACGAGTGGCGCGGCGTGGACCGCTTCctgtcctcgccgccggcgtcgtggGCGGTGGCGAGCGCATGGGACTGCGGCGGCGTGTTCCGGCTCGAGGTCCGCGGCGCCTCgcgcctgcgccgcgccgccgcggccgccacccgCGCGCTGGACCGCGTGGTCAAGTGGCTGCGCGTCCCGTCCGTGCCGGACTTCTTCCGCCCCTTCGCCGGGTGGTTCGTGtacggcctcggcggcgacggccgcgacGCCGCGGTGGCCGCGGAGGCCCTGTTCGCGTCGATCGTCAACAtggcgcgcggcgccgcggccgccgtggccgtggAGGTGGCAGCCCTGGACCCGCTCCGCAGCCGCATCCCGCACTGGCGCTGCCTCTCCTGCGCCGAGGACCTCTGGTGCATgaagcggctcggcggccacgcGGACGGATGGGATTGGGCCAGGTCGGCCCCTGGCCGCTCCATCTTCGTGGACCCCCGGGAGGTCTGA